In the Verrucomicrobiota bacterium JB022 genome, one interval contains:
- a CDS encoding prepilin-type N-terminal cleavage/methylation domain-containing protein yields MKNPLNPDPARRTSRKGFTLLEILVAGGLFALLSVMVGTFLVEVTSIYYASTARSNFSQSAQELAEGLGRDISSTHALYLFPSMLTADRDEDNDKLSLDKGGSFLVLMHVEPRYTTTPAHLAITRLVAYGVDRENPLKNDAGEVVAYNVLRYEVEAPPAPEPGATSKEVWLRNPAVKNFSPASEIEQPARFTQTIDYVAEVLKDPNPRVVVTIDANSDFSIDHAFILRANGVVTMAFGVIHSSGLQQTASKFGGHDIVSNTFNYSFQRQG; encoded by the coding sequence ATGAAAAATCCGCTGAACCCTGATCCTGCCCGCCGGACTTCCCGCAAAGGCTTTACGCTACTGGAGATACTGGTCGCCGGGGGCCTTTTCGCGCTCCTTTCGGTTATGGTCGGTACTTTTCTGGTGGAGGTGACGTCGATCTACTATGCGAGTACGGCCCGCTCCAACTTTTCGCAAAGCGCGCAAGAGCTGGCAGAAGGGCTGGGGAGGGACATTTCGAGCACGCACGCCCTGTATCTCTTCCCGTCGATGCTCACAGCCGACCGGGATGAAGATAATGACAAGCTGTCGCTCGACAAAGGAGGCAGCTTCCTCGTGTTGATGCATGTCGAGCCGCGCTACACCACGACCCCGGCGCACCTCGCCATCACCCGACTGGTGGCCTATGGCGTGGATCGCGAAAACCCCTTGAAGAACGATGCGGGGGAGGTCGTCGCCTACAACGTGCTGCGCTACGAAGTCGAGGCGCCCCCGGCCCCTGAGCCCGGCGCAACCTCCAAGGAAGTCTGGCTGCGCAACCCGGCGGTAAAAAATTTCTCCCCGGCTTCCGAGATCGAGCAGCCCGCCCGCTTTACGCAGACGATCGACTATGTGGCTGAAGTGCTCAAGGACCCCAACCCTCGGGTGGTCGTGACCATCGACGCCAATTCGGACTTTTCGATCGACCATGCATTCATTTTACGCGCCAACGGAGTCGTCACGATGGCCTTTGGCGTTATCCACAGCTCCGGTCTGCAGCAGACGGCCTCCAAGTTTGGGGGGCACGATATCGTCTCGAATACCTTTAACTACTCATTCCAGCGCCAAGGTTAA
- a CDS encoding AraC family transcriptional regulator, translating to MKGLPSSTPVGLDCFRAIFQDYLQRWTAQEVILRVPDCAAAQRLEATASRVFHFQPELFLQVQGTTVFDTPGGSVSVGPGEIALVPAGVPHAETIAHEAERPFGNLVVGFFNGNVSVHLGQESAPGVPAVAERFLFWTDRFSALVQNLELIAVLQQAATSRSRQSVRGLMQGVLCLLVDVLETESFTEASDSAKVVQSKWIISENLSNSDLSVGFLSEQLGCNPNYLSRLFHQKAGEKLTDYITKTRLRYAMNALIETDRSVKDVARICGFSDPNYFARVFRQYIGCSPHAYRKQERTLRERISVKGVGEMLAAE from the coding sequence ATGAAAGGTCTACCTTCGTCGACCCCGGTTGGTCTCGACTGTTTTCGCGCCATCTTTCAGGACTATCTGCAGCGATGGACGGCGCAGGAAGTGATCTTGCGGGTGCCGGACTGTGCGGCGGCCCAACGGCTGGAAGCCACCGCTTCCCGCGTTTTCCATTTCCAGCCCGAACTGTTCCTCCAGGTGCAGGGCACTACGGTTTTCGATACCCCGGGCGGCAGTGTTTCCGTCGGCCCCGGTGAGATTGCGCTCGTGCCTGCCGGGGTGCCCCATGCGGAGACGATTGCCCACGAGGCAGAGCGCCCATTCGGCAACCTTGTGGTCGGCTTCTTTAACGGCAACGTCTCGGTCCACCTCGGGCAAGAGTCGGCCCCGGGCGTACCCGCAGTGGCAGAGCGCTTCCTGTTCTGGACGGACCGCTTCAGCGCGCTGGTGCAAAACCTCGAGCTGATCGCTGTGCTGCAGCAGGCCGCCACTTCGCGCTCCCGCCAATCGGTGCGCGGCCTGATGCAAGGGGTGCTCTGCCTGCTTGTCGACGTGTTGGAGACGGAATCGTTTACCGAGGCCAGCGACTCGGCCAAGGTGGTGCAGAGCAAGTGGATCATCAGCGAAAACCTGTCGAATTCCGACCTCAGCGTCGGCTTCCTCAGCGAGCAGCTCGGCTGTAACCCCAACTATCTCTCGCGCCTCTTCCACCAGAAGGCCGGCGAGAAACTGACCGACTACATCACCAAGACGCGCCTGCGCTACGCCATGAACGCCCTGATCGAGACGGACCGCTCCGTCAAGGACGTGGCTCGCATCTGCGGCTTCAGCGACCCCAACTACTTCGCGCGCGTCTTCCGGCAATACATCGGCTGCAGCCCCCACGCTTACCGCAAGCAAGAGCGCACTCTGCGCGAACGCATTAGCGTCAAAGGGGTGGGGGAGATGCTCGCCGCCGAATAG
- the rpsT gene encoding 30S ribosomal protein S20, translating into MANLKSSKKDVRRIERRTERNRRIVSRLKTLRKKVVAEPTDENRAAYMSALDKAAKSNVIHSNKVSREKSKMATGGLQAKVRA; encoded by the coding sequence ATGGCCAACCTCAAGTCCTCCAAGAAAGACGTCCGTCGTATCGAGCGCCGCACCGAGCGTAACCGCCGCATTGTCAGCCGCCTCAAGACCCTCCGCAAGAAGGTCGTTGCTGAGCCGACCGACGAGAATCGCGCCGCCTACATGTCCGCCCTCGACAAGGCTGCCAAGTCCAACGTGATTCACAGCAACAAGGTGAGCCGCGAAAAGAGCAAGATGGCCACGGGCGGCCTGCAGGCCAAAGTGCGTGCTTAA
- a CDS encoding type II secretion system protein, protein MHLRIPAGITHSRRAFTLVEVAIGFAVFAVLALGVTLSAMEYFKGTEEQSRAMAANSLAMSVLQQVSSYPYDQLLTATGNPEVVLLAYDSQGNTFSFQNDGSVVTASFVTITRSGSRVSEAENEVNLSMQAELVPGYSAIRVTIFYTYDSAYTGEEKQSSISTIRTVDEKSAEP, encoded by the coding sequence CCTTGGTCGAGGTAGCGATCGGCTTTGCCGTCTTTGCCGTGCTGGCGCTTGGCGTGACGCTTTCGGCCATGGAATATTTCAAGGGCACGGAGGAGCAGTCGCGCGCCATGGCTGCCAATTCCCTCGCCATGAGTGTGCTCCAGCAGGTCTCGTCCTATCCCTACGATCAGCTTTTGACGGCGACAGGTAACCCCGAGGTCGTGCTGCTGGCTTACGATTCCCAGGGCAACACCTTCTCGTTTCAAAACGACGGCTCCGTTGTGACCGCTTCTTTTGTAACGATCACTCGTAGCGGCAGCCGCGTGTCAGAGGCCGAAAACGAGGTGAACCTTAGCATGCAGGCCGAGCTTGTTCCCGGCTATTCCGCGATCCGCGTCACGATCTTTTACACCTACGACTCGGCTTACACCGGTGAGGAAAAGCAGAGTTCGATCAGCACCATACGCACCGTCGATGAAAAATCCGCTGAACCCTGA
- a CDS encoding AURKAIP1/COX24 domain-containing protein: MGNLRKKRRRKISQHKRRKRSRANRHKKRTWG; encoded by the coding sequence ATGGGCAATCTTCGTAAAAAACGCCGCCGCAAAATCTCGCAACACAAGCGCCGCAAGCGCAGCCGCGCCAATCGCCATAAGAAGCGGACTTGGGGTTGA